Genomic segment of Candidatus Hydrogenedentota bacterium:
TTTCCTGCAGGAAGCGCGCATCACCGGCCAGCTTGAGCACCCTTCTATTGTGCCCGTATACGAACTTGGGCGACGTCGCGACGGCTCGCTGTATTACACGATGAAGCTGGTGCGCGGTAAGACGCTGTCGCATGTACTGCGGGACAGTCCGGCAATTGTCGATCGGCTCTCGATGCTTCCCCATTTCCTCGATCTGTGCCACGCGATCGCGTACGCACACTCGCGCGGCGTGCTGCATCGCGACATCAAACCGAGCAACGTGATGATCGGCGAATTCGGGG
This window contains:
- a CDS encoding protein kinase, translating into MLSNPGVEETPGRYTLHGEYARGGVGRVLLVHDEHLGRDVALKELLPLPAEAADSPTPIRISMSKLARFLQEARITGQLEHPSIVPVYELGRRRDGSLYYTMKLVRGKTLSHVLRDSPAIVDRLSMLPHFLDLCHAIAYAHSRGVLHRDIKPSNVMIGEFG